The Microbacterium sp. Nx66 genome contains a region encoding:
- a CDS encoding Fur family transcriptional regulator produces METELDSALRDAGLRATAGRVAVLEALGSMAHTDAERVYRAVSDVLPTTSIQSVHNILADLTTAGLIRRIEPAGSAALYERRIDDNHHHIVCTSCGAVGDVDCVVGEAPCLTPSSTGGFTVQTAEVTFWGLCPSCQNAA; encoded by the coding sequence ATGGAGACGGAACTCGACTCGGCGTTGCGCGACGCCGGGCTGCGTGCGACTGCGGGCCGCGTCGCCGTCCTCGAGGCTCTCGGCTCCATGGCCCACACGGATGCGGAGCGGGTCTACCGCGCCGTGTCCGACGTGCTTCCGACCACGTCGATCCAGTCGGTGCACAACATCCTCGCGGACCTGACGACGGCGGGCCTCATCCGCCGGATCGAACCGGCAGGATCCGCGGCGCTGTACGAACGGCGCATCGACGACAACCACCACCACATCGTCTGCACCTCCTGCGGTGCGGTCGGCGATGTGGACTGCGTCGTCGGCGAGGCGCCGTGTCTCACCCCGTCCTCGACGGGGGGCTTCACCGTGCAGACAGCTGAAGTCACCTTCTGGGGCCTCTGCCCCAGCTGCCAGAACGCCGCGTAG
- a CDS encoding catalase: MTNPTDAGRPATTTQAGAPIASDTHSLTVGPDGPTALHDHYLVEKLASFNRERVPERNPHAKGGGAFGEFVVTEDVSKYTRAAVFQPGATSETLLRFSSVAGEQGSPDTWRDVRGFSLRFYTTEGNLDIVGNNTPTFFLRDAIKFPDFIHSQKRLGDSGLRDADMQWDFWTLSPESAHQVTYLMGERGLPRSWRHMNGYGSHTYSWINAEGEVFWVKYHFISHQGVEAMSPEEAEQLAGSDADHYRRDLFQSIDGGDFPKWDLYVQIMPYDEAKDYRFNPFDLTKTISKKDYPRIKVGTLTLNRNPENFFAQIEQAGFAPGNQVPGTGISPDKMLMGRMFAYPDAQRHRIGANYNQLPVNQPHAAETRNYQHEGSMRYQYNDAAHRTYQPNSFGTPGGPEADPAKGIEVNWSADGELTRSAATLHAEDDDFGQAGTLYREVFDGPQRARFLEVLTGQGRSITVDAIRERFFQYWTNVDAELGAALRDRV, translated from the coding sequence ATGACCAACCCCACCGACGCGGGCCGTCCGGCCACGACGACGCAGGCCGGAGCGCCGATCGCGAGCGACACCCATTCGCTGACCGTGGGCCCCGACGGCCCCACCGCGCTGCACGACCACTACCTGGTCGAGAAGCTCGCCTCCTTCAACCGCGAGCGCGTGCCGGAGCGCAACCCGCACGCCAAGGGCGGCGGCGCGTTCGGCGAGTTCGTCGTCACCGAGGACGTCTCGAAGTACACCCGCGCGGCCGTGTTCCAGCCGGGCGCCACCTCGGAGACCCTCCTCCGCTTCTCCTCCGTCGCCGGTGAGCAGGGCTCCCCCGACACCTGGCGCGACGTGCGCGGGTTCTCGCTGCGCTTCTACACGACCGAGGGCAACCTCGACATCGTCGGCAACAACACCCCGACGTTCTTCCTCCGCGACGCCATCAAGTTCCCCGACTTCATCCACTCGCAGAAGCGCCTCGGCGACTCCGGCCTGCGCGACGCGGACATGCAGTGGGACTTCTGGACCCTCTCGCCGGAGAGCGCCCACCAGGTCACCTACCTCATGGGCGAGCGCGGCCTCCCCCGCAGCTGGCGTCACATGAACGGCTACGGCTCGCACACCTACTCCTGGATCAACGCCGAGGGCGAGGTGTTCTGGGTCAAGTACCACTTCATCTCCCACCAGGGCGTCGAGGCGATGAGCCCGGAGGAGGCCGAGCAGCTGGCCGGTTCCGATGCGGACCACTACCGTCGCGACCTGTTCCAGTCGATCGACGGCGGCGACTTCCCGAAGTGGGACCTGTACGTGCAGATCATGCCGTACGACGAGGCCAAGGACTACCGCTTCAACCCCTTCGACCTCACCAAGACGATCTCGAAGAAGGACTACCCGCGCATCAAGGTCGGCACGCTGACCCTGAACCGCAACCCGGAGAACTTCTTCGCGCAGATCGAGCAGGCCGGCTTCGCGCCGGGGAACCAGGTGCCCGGTACCGGCATCTCCCCCGACAAGATGCTCATGGGCCGGATGTTCGCCTATCCGGACGCCCAGCGGCACCGCATCGGCGCGAACTACAACCAGCTGCCGGTGAACCAGCCGCACGCCGCCGAGACCCGCAACTACCAGCACGAGGGCTCGATGCGGTACCAGTACAACGACGCCGCGCACCGCACCTACCAGCCGAACTCCTTCGGGACCCCCGGTGGCCCCGAGGCCGACCCGGCGAAGGGCATCGAGGTGAACTGGTCGGCGGACGGCGAGCTCACCCGCTCCGCCGCGACGCTGCACGCCGAGGACGACGACTTCGGTCAGGCCGGCACGCTGTACCGCGAGGTCTTCGACGGCCCGCAGCGCGCGCGCTTCCTGGAGGTGCTGACCGGTCAGGGCCGCTCGATCACGGTCGACGCCATCCGCGAGCGCTTCTTCCAGTACTGGACGAACGTCGACGCCGAGCTCGGCGCCGCTCTCCGCGACCGCGTCTGA
- a CDS encoding sensor histidine kinase, translating into MPTGDTAEPDLPGGRTGARTRSWGRLVTSLRIGQAVITVVLTVVGVVRSLADGVPVPWLLATALAFLGWYGGGLLLSSRTDDRALAAGWLLGLTAIWLGAVALSPEFVWLAFSLWLLAGFLLRLRWAVPLSLLVLAVVIVAPLLHTGTTTYANVIGPLVGGIFALGISRGYLELVRDGRERRRLIASLVATQQEMAALQDELARTQRESGAAAERTRVSRDIHDTVAQSLSSIVLLARSAAEHEDGREQALGQIGALAAEGLADARRIVDDLMPAELDGSALSDALARMLERLTAETGIAATLHADEELPALGLDAEVALLRTAQSALANVRSHAAATRVVVTLADAGDAVRLDVVDDGRGFDPSRLESAGPGGGYGLRAMRARLRELGGGLDVESAPGDGTALSAHLPLGGRS; encoded by the coding sequence ATGCCGACCGGAGACACCGCCGAGCCCGACCTCCCCGGAGGGCGGACGGGAGCACGCACGCGCTCCTGGGGGCGCCTGGTCACGTCGCTCCGGATCGGGCAGGCCGTCATCACGGTCGTGCTCACCGTCGTCGGCGTCGTGCGCTCCCTCGCCGACGGGGTCCCGGTGCCGTGGCTGCTCGCGACCGCCCTCGCCTTCCTCGGCTGGTACGGCGGCGGACTCCTGCTCTCCTCCCGCACGGACGACCGCGCGCTCGCCGCCGGCTGGCTGCTGGGGCTCACGGCCATCTGGCTGGGGGCGGTGGCGCTGTCGCCGGAATTCGTCTGGCTCGCGTTCTCGCTGTGGTTGCTCGCCGGCTTCCTGTTGCGGCTGCGATGGGCCGTACCGCTGAGCCTCCTCGTCCTCGCCGTCGTGATCGTCGCGCCGCTGCTGCACACCGGGACGACCACCTACGCGAACGTCATCGGACCGCTCGTGGGCGGCATTTTCGCCCTCGGGATCTCCCGCGGCTACCTGGAACTGGTCCGCGACGGGCGCGAGCGGCGGCGGCTCATCGCCTCCCTCGTCGCGACGCAGCAGGAGATGGCGGCCCTCCAGGACGAGCTCGCCCGGACCCAGCGTGAGTCCGGCGCCGCCGCCGAGCGCACCAGGGTGTCCCGCGACATCCACGACACGGTCGCCCAGAGCCTGTCGTCCATCGTCCTGCTGGCGCGGTCGGCGGCCGAGCACGAGGACGGTCGGGAGCAGGCGCTCGGGCAGATCGGGGCGCTCGCCGCGGAAGGGCTCGCCGACGCCCGCCGCATCGTGGACGACCTCATGCCCGCCGAGCTCGACGGTTCCGCGTTGAGCGACGCCCTCGCCCGGATGCTCGAGCGCCTGACCGCCGAGACCGGGATCGCGGCCACCCTCCACGCCGACGAGGAACTCCCCGCACTCGGCCTCGACGCCGAGGTCGCCCTGCTGCGGACGGCGCAGTCCGCACTCGCCAACGTGCGCAGCCATGCCGCCGCGACCCGGGTGGTGGTGACCCTCGCGGACGCCGGCGACGCCGTGCGGCTGGACGTGGTCGACGACGGCCGCGGCTTCGATCCGTCCCGGCTGGAGTCGGCGGGGCCCGGCGGCGGCTACGGTCTGCGGGCGATGCGCGCCCGACTGCGCGAGCTCGGCGGCGGTCTCGACGTGGAGAGCGCCCCCGGCGACGGCACCGCGCTCTCCGCCCACCTGCCGCTCGGAGGACGGTCGTGA
- a CDS encoding IMPACT family protein yields the protein MSTPHPFPATIAAAVDHALVIRKSRFLTHVAPVSTVAEAEAVIATIRKRAWDANHNCTAMVTGLHADQARSSDDGEPSGTAGVPMLEVLRRRGLTDVVAVVTRYFGGVKLGAGGLIRAYSTAVSETLDRASLVRREALTQATVEVPHADAGRYDNLLRDWAASHGATLGTPTYGASAHLELWVPAAALPRLTADLAAASGGAVAPVAGIERIVDVAD from the coding sequence ATGTCGACACCGCACCCGTTCCCGGCGACGATCGCGGCGGCCGTCGACCACGCGCTCGTCATCCGGAAGTCGCGCTTCCTCACGCACGTCGCGCCGGTGTCGACGGTGGCCGAGGCGGAGGCCGTCATCGCGACGATCCGGAAGCGCGCCTGGGACGCGAACCACAACTGCACCGCGATGGTGACCGGCCTGCACGCGGATCAGGCGCGGTCCTCGGATGACGGCGAGCCCTCCGGCACGGCCGGCGTCCCGATGCTCGAGGTCCTGCGGCGTCGCGGCCTCACGGATGTCGTGGCGGTGGTGACCCGGTACTTCGGCGGGGTGAAGCTCGGGGCGGGCGGCCTCATCCGCGCCTACTCCACCGCCGTGTCCGAGACGCTCGATCGTGCTTCACTCGTCCGTCGCGAGGCGCTCACCCAGGCGACCGTCGAGGTCCCGCACGCCGACGCCGGCCGCTACGACAACCTGCTCCGCGACTGGGCGGCGTCGCACGGGGCCACGCTCGGCACTCCGACCTACGGGGCCTCCGCGCACCTCGAGCTGTGGGTGCCCGCCGCCGCGCTGCCGCGTCTGACCGCCGACCTCGCCGCCGCGTCCGGGGGCGCCGTCGCCCCGGTGGCCGGGATCGAGCGGATCGTCGACGTCGCGGACTGA
- a CDS encoding alpha/beta fold hydrolase: MAVSLSDLTEMPAPQHVYAADGTRLATYTWGELDAPVVVTVHGFASGARDSWVLTGWVRELTRAGYRVLALDQRGHGQSDKPHESDAYAIRNLVTDVETVMDTYLVDDAFYLGYSLGARVGWEVARELPHRIGRAVLGGVPDGIPLARLDLDQVRAYIADGTSVEDGTTQNYIALTERVPGNDLRALVALAEGLRGSGTIDPDPADAPVVPLLFATGSKDAIIEGSRALAAAAPDARFVELPNRHHFNAPGSRDFKEAALAFFAES, from the coding sequence GTGGCTGTTTCCCTCTCCGACCTCACCGAGATGCCCGCCCCGCAGCACGTCTACGCGGCGGACGGCACACGACTGGCGACGTACACGTGGGGCGAGCTCGATGCCCCGGTCGTGGTGACCGTGCACGGCTTCGCCTCCGGCGCGCGCGACAGCTGGGTGCTGACGGGCTGGGTGCGCGAGCTGACTAGGGCCGGGTACCGCGTGCTCGCACTCGACCAGCGGGGCCACGGGCAGAGCGACAAGCCGCATGAGTCCGACGCCTACGCCATCCGCAACCTCGTGACCGACGTCGAGACCGTCATGGACACGTACCTCGTCGACGACGCGTTCTACCTCGGCTACTCCCTCGGCGCCCGGGTGGGCTGGGAAGTGGCCCGTGAGCTCCCGCATCGGATCGGCCGGGCGGTCCTGGGCGGTGTTCCCGACGGCATCCCCCTCGCGCGTCTCGACCTCGACCAGGTGCGCGCGTACATCGCGGACGGCACCTCGGTGGAGGACGGCACGACACAGAACTACATCGCGCTGACCGAGCGGGTGCCCGGGAACGATCTGCGTGCGCTCGTCGCGCTGGCCGAGGGGCTGCGGGGCTCCGGCACGATCGACCCCGATCCCGCGGACGCCCCGGTCGTGCCGCTGCTGTTCGCGACGGGGTCCAAGGACGCGATCATCGAGGGCTCCCGGGCACTGGCCGCGGCGGCTCCCGATGCCCGCTTCGTCGAGCTCCCGAACCGCCACCACTTCAACGCCCCCGGCTCCCGTGACTTCAAGGAGGCCGCGCTCGCGTTCTTCGCCGAGTCCTGA
- the msrA gene encoding peptide-methionine (S)-S-oxide reductase MsrA, translating to MTDTGTITRTPGTETAVLAGGCFWGMEDLIRRQPGVIDTRVGYTGGENDHATYRNHPGHAEAVEIVFDPSATTYRDILAFFFQIHDPSTLNRQGNDIGSSYRSAIFPLTPEQEQVARDTIADVDASGLWPAKAVTTIEPVGPFWEAEPEHQDYLIKYPNGYTCHFPRAGWVLPKREDATA from the coding sequence CATCACCCGCACCCCCGGGACCGAGACGGCCGTCCTCGCGGGCGGCTGCTTCTGGGGCATGGAAGACCTCATCCGCCGCCAGCCCGGCGTCATCGACACCCGCGTGGGCTACACCGGCGGCGAGAACGACCACGCGACCTACCGCAACCACCCCGGTCACGCGGAGGCCGTGGAGATCGTGTTCGACCCGAGTGCGACCACCTATCGCGACATCCTGGCGTTCTTCTTCCAGATCCACGACCCGTCGACGTTGAACCGGCAGGGCAACGACATCGGGTCGAGCTACCGGTCGGCGATCTTCCCGCTCACTCCCGAGCAGGAGCAGGTCGCCCGGGACACGATCGCCGATGTCGACGCCTCCGGCCTGTGGCCGGCGAAGGCCGTCACGACGATCGAGCCCGTCGGTCCGTTCTGGGAGGCCGAGCCCGAGCACCAGGACTACCTGATCAAGTACCCGAACGGCTACACGTGTCACTTCCCCCGCGCCGGCTGGGTCCTCCCGAAGCGCGAGGACGCCACCGCCTGA
- a CDS encoding J domain-containing protein, with amino-acid sequence MFDSPLSASPYEVLGVDPAVDDAELRRAYRLRLRQTHPDTGGDAAVFIQVQRAWELIGTAEDRAAYDRRAGLTDDGGEWSGWRPQTVRTDTRPRARSYGHPGGWRRERYLSLIREWAGHGVEVPDPYAPALVRAAPRELRRLLADALAEEATARTVSDLGMGFTVWHDVAAGQTPEDKLDHVVLSPSGLYGIMSEDFGGVVGFRRGEITGPSLGTRAPVTAALARMRAVAKAAKVKFGGAIVVLPDDDLAQAVTPLGSSRGVPVVVVRRSALAMVLRQGVPGARAIGGNELFDVRTRLQQTVRFV; translated from the coding sequence ATGTTCGACAGTCCGCTCTCGGCCTCGCCGTACGAGGTCCTCGGCGTGGATCCGGCCGTCGACGACGCCGAGCTCCGGCGGGCGTATCGGCTGCGGCTGCGGCAGACCCACCCCGACACCGGCGGCGACGCGGCCGTGTTCATCCAGGTCCAGCGCGCCTGGGAGCTCATCGGTACTGCGGAGGACCGTGCCGCGTACGACCGCCGCGCGGGCCTGACCGACGACGGCGGCGAGTGGAGCGGCTGGCGCCCCCAGACCGTGCGCACCGACACCCGGCCGCGCGCCCGCTCCTACGGACACCCCGGGGGCTGGCGGCGAGAGCGCTACCTCTCCCTCATCCGCGAGTGGGCGGGCCACGGGGTCGAGGTCCCCGATCCGTACGCCCCGGCTCTGGTCCGTGCGGCCCCGCGCGAACTCCGGCGGCTGCTCGCCGATGCGCTCGCGGAGGAGGCCACGGCCCGCACGGTCTCCGACCTCGGCATGGGCTTCACGGTCTGGCACGACGTCGCCGCCGGGCAGACCCCGGAGGACAAGCTCGACCACGTCGTGCTCAGTCCCTCCGGCCTCTACGGCATCATGTCCGAGGACTTCGGCGGGGTCGTGGGCTTCCGCCGCGGTGAGATCACCGGTCCGAGCCTCGGCACCCGCGCCCCGGTCACGGCGGCTCTCGCCCGGATGCGCGCGGTGGCGAAGGCCGCGAAGGTGAAGTTCGGCGGCGCGATCGTGGTGCTCCCCGACGACGACCTCGCCCAGGCCGTCACGCCGCTCGGCAGCAGTCGCGGCGTCCCGGTCGTGGTGGTCCGACGCAGCGCGCTGGCGATGGTGCTGCGGCAGGGCGTCCCCGGGGCGCGGGCCATCGGCGGCAACGAGCTGTTCGATGTCCGCACCCGTCTCCAGCAGACGGTCCGCTTCGTCTGA